A window of the Coprobacter fastidiosus genome harbors these coding sequences:
- a CDS encoding sugar porter family MFS transporter, with the protein MNAHSKFFLFFIALASAMGGFLFGYDWVVIGGAKPFYEQFFEIADNPYMQGWAMSSALIGCLVGALIAGKFSDRFGRKPILILAAALFICTSLGTGLCNSFTMFNVFRLIGGFAIGIASSLSPMYIAEISPSDVRGRFVSINQLTIVLGILASQVVNWLIAEPVAEDATGEMIRLSWNGQWGWRWMFLAMIVPAALFFIVGFFLPESPRWLATVGRRDAALQVFDRIGGREYALAEMREIEHTVPAEPQGGFKTLLSPSLRNVLVIGIVLAMFQQWCGINVIFNYAQEIFMAAGYGVSDVLMNIVITGITNVVFTVLAMFVVDKWGRKKLMMLGAFALTVIYAFMGAAYYFHVSGLPLLIIVVLAIACYAMTLAPVMWVIISEIFPNRVRGVAMSVATFALWAACFILTYTFPILNHSLGAYGTFWFYGLICLAGGIFVTIKLPETKGKSLEDIEKELVKK; encoded by the coding sequence ATGAATGCACACAGTAAATTTTTTCTGTTTTTTATAGCCCTGGCTTCCGCAATGGGAGGATTTCTGTTCGGATATGATTGGGTTGTTATCGGAGGTGCTAAACCTTTTTATGAACAATTTTTCGAGATTGCCGATAATCCGTATATGCAGGGGTGGGCAATGAGCAGTGCCTTGATAGGCTGTCTTGTCGGAGCTTTAATAGCGGGGAAATTTAGTGACCGTTTCGGTCGTAAACCGATTTTGATTTTAGCCGCAGCTCTTTTTATTTGTACTTCTTTGGGTACAGGCTTGTGTAATAGTTTTACTATGTTTAATGTATTCAGGCTTATCGGAGGTTTTGCCATAGGAATTGCGTCCAGCCTTTCTCCTATGTATATAGCAGAAATTTCTCCGTCAGACGTGAGGGGACGTTTTGTATCGATAAATCAGTTGACAATAGTGTTGGGTATATTAGCCTCTCAAGTGGTAAATTGGTTGATTGCCGAACCTGTTGCCGAAGATGCTACGGGTGAAATGATTCGGTTGTCATGGAATGGCCAATGGGGGTGGCGTTGGATGTTTTTAGCCATGATTGTTCCGGCAGCTTTGTTTTTTATAGTTGGGTTCTTTTTACCCGAAAGTCCTCGTTGGTTAGCTACGGTAGGGCGCAGAGATGCAGCTTTACAGGTTTTCGATAGGATTGGAGGGCGAGAGTATGCTCTTGCGGAGATGCGTGAGATAGAACATACTGTACCGGCAGAACCACAGGGCGGATTTAAGACATTGCTGTCTCCGTCTTTACGTAATGTATTGGTAATAGGTATTGTATTGGCTATGTTTCAGCAATGGTGCGGTATAAATGTGATATTTAATTATGCGCAAGAGATATTTATGGCTGCCGGATACGGAGTTTCTGATGTATTGATGAATATCGTAATAACAGGAATAACAAATGTCGTCTTTACCGTTTTAGCCATGTTTGTAGTTGATAAATGGGGACGGAAAAAACTGATGATGCTGGGAGCATTTGCACTGACCGTAATTTATGCGTTTATGGGTGCTGCATACTATTTTCATGTATCTGGACTTCCGCTGCTGATTATCGTTGTGCTGGCAATTGCATGTTATGCAATGACATTAGCTCCCGTTATGTGGGTTATCATTTCTGAAATATTCCCCAACAGAGTGAGAGGTGTTGCTATGTCTGTCGCTACATTCGCTTTATGGGCAGCATGTTTTATTCTTACTTATACATTCCCTATTTTGAATCATAGTTTAGGCGCTTACGGGACATTTTGGTTTTATGGTTTGATTTGTTTGGCTGGAGGAATTTTTGTTACGATAAAACTACCAGAAACAAAAGGCAAAAGTTTAGAAGATATAGAAAAAGAATTGGTTAAAAAATAA
- the serB gene encoding phosphoserine phosphatase SerB yields MSQKTEIILINISGGDKPGVTSALTRILARYNATILDIGQADIHHTLSLGILFKTTDDNSGEIMKDLLFKAYELEINIKFSPISESEYNSWVSLQGKNRYIITILSRQITARQIGEVTRVVAEQGLNIDAIQRLTGRIPLDESARKPKSCIELSVRGTPRDKSSMQSNFMQLSSELGMDISFQQDDMFRRCRRLICFDMDSTLIETEVIDELAIRAGVGDEVKAITESAMRGEIDFSESFERRVALLKGLDVSVMEDIAQNLPITEGVDRMMQVLKTAGFKIAILSGGFTYFGNYLKKKYGIDYVYANELEIENGKLTGKHIGDIVDGKRKAELLRLIAQVENVDIAQTIAVGDGANDLPMLNIAGLGIAYHAKPKVKENASQSISTIGLDGVLYFLGFKDSYIGDNKI; encoded by the coding sequence ATGAGCCAAAAGACCGAAATCATATTGATCAATATCTCCGGAGGTGATAAACCGGGAGTAACATCAGCTCTAACACGAATATTAGCACGTTATAACGCTACGATTCTCGACATCGGACAAGCAGACATTCACCACACCTTATCCTTGGGTATTCTCTTTAAAACGACTGATGATAATTCAGGAGAAATAATGAAAGATCTGTTATTCAAGGCTTATGAATTAGAAATAAATATCAAATTTTCTCCGATTAGTGAAAGTGAATATAACAGTTGGGTAAGCCTCCAAGGAAAAAACCGATATATCATCACGATCCTAAGCCGACAAATTACTGCCCGACAAATCGGAGAAGTGACTCGTGTCGTCGCAGAACAGGGATTAAACATCGATGCCATTCAACGGCTTACCGGAAGAATTCCTCTGGACGAATCGGCCCGTAAGCCAAAATCATGTATAGAACTTTCGGTCAGAGGAACTCCGAGAGATAAATCTTCAATGCAATCGAATTTTATGCAATTATCTTCGGAATTAGGTATGGACATATCTTTTCAACAAGACGATATGTTTCGCCGTTGCCGCCGCCTTATATGTTTTGATATGGATTCTACTCTCATCGAAACAGAAGTAATCGACGAATTGGCAATACGTGCCGGAGTCGGTGATGAAGTAAAAGCAATTACCGAATCTGCCATGCGTGGAGAAATCGATTTTTCCGAAAGTTTTGAACGAAGAGTGGCTTTATTAAAGGGACTCGATGTTTCTGTAATGGAAGATATTGCTCAAAATCTTCCTATAACGGAAGGCGTAGATCGTATGATGCAGGTTCTTAAAACAGCAGGATTCAAAATTGCGATCCTTTCGGGAGGATTCACCTATTTCGGAAATTACCTGAAAAAGAAATACGGAATAGATTATGTGTATGCAAACGAATTGGAAATAGAGAACGGTAAGTTAACAGGAAAACACATCGGCGATATTGTTGACGGAAAACGTAAAGCTGAACTATTACGTCTCATCGCACAAGTAGAAAACGTGGATATTGCTCAGACCATCGCTGTCGGTGACGGTGCCAATGACCTGCCCATGCTCAATATAGCTGGCTTGGGAATAGCTTATCATGCCAAACCGAAAGTAAAAGAAAACGCTTCCCAGTCTATCTCAACAATAGGTCTCGATGGTGTACTTTATTTCTTAGGTTTCAAAGATTCCTATATCGGAGACAATAAGATATAA
- a CDS encoding AraC family transcriptional regulator, with protein MAKIKSGFKGERAIVLPSAVVDSIAQDVLGKELHITDIGYYPQASYHYRERTKEEAEQFILIYCVEGHGWFSINGNKYSVQSNQFFILPKNTAHSYGSDSKDPWTIYWIHFNGEKASFFANGFDKPTNITPNSDSRIEERLRLFEEIFYTLSKGYSKNNFYYAITSLFYFLGFMKFLGEYRESAQPQNKQMDIIEDIIHYMRENIEKKITLSDLATHAGLSSSHLSSIFQKKTGYSPLRYFTHLRIQEACHYLDFTDMKINQICHKFGFEDAFYFTRIFTQVMGMSPSKYREQKKG; from the coding sequence ATGGCTAAAATAAAAAGCGGATTCAAAGGAGAAAGAGCTATAGTTCTGCCTTCCGCAGTTGTCGATAGCATCGCTCAAGATGTTTTAGGGAAAGAGCTGCATATTACCGACATAGGTTATTATCCACAAGCGTCATATCATTACCGTGAACGCACAAAAGAAGAAGCGGAACAATTTATATTGATTTATTGTGTTGAAGGTCACGGATGGTTCAGCATAAACGGGAATAAATACTCGGTACAATCGAACCAATTTTTTATCTTACCTAAAAATACAGCACATTCATACGGGAGCGACTCCAAAGACCCATGGACTATTTATTGGATACATTTCAATGGAGAAAAAGCATCATTCTTTGCAAACGGATTTGACAAACCGACAAACATCACTCCCAATTCCGACTCTCGTATTGAAGAGCGTCTCCGTCTTTTCGAAGAAATATTTTATACATTAAGCAAAGGATATAGCAAAAATAATTTCTATTATGCAATTACAAGCTTATTCTATTTTCTCGGATTTATGAAGTTTTTGGGAGAATACAGAGAAAGTGCACAACCCCAAAACAAACAAATGGACATTATCGAAGATATTATTCACTATATGAGAGAAAATATAGAAAAAAAGATTACATTATCAGACTTAGCAACTCATGCCGGATTATCATCTTCTCATTTATCATCTATATTCCAAAAAAAGACCGGATATTCGCCACTTCGATATTTCACACATTTACGTATTCAAGAAGCATGTCACTATCTCGACTTCACAGATATGAAAATAAATCAAATATGTCACAAATTCGGATTTGAGGATGCATTCTATTTTACCCGGATTTTTACACAAGTCATGGGAATGTCACCAAGCAAATACAGGGAACAGAAAAAAGGATAA
- a CDS encoding dihydrodipicolinate synthase family protein, translated as MEKIKGLIDAPFTPFYENGEVNYEPIDAYAKMLKKNGLQGVFINGSSGEGYMLTEDERMKLAEHWMAAAPDGFKVIVHVGSCCVKSSRILAEHAQKIGAWGIGAMAPPFPKIGRIEELVKYIEEIAIGAPNLPFYYYHIPAFNGAFLPMVKLLEAVDGRILNFAGIKYTFESMYEYNQCRLYKRGKYDMLHGQDETILPCLAMGGARGGIGGTTNYNGRELVGIIDAWEKGDLELARERQNFSQEVINVICHYRGNIVGGKRIMKLIGLDLGKNRTPFQNMTEEEEIQMKAELEAINFFDRCNKL; from the coding sequence ATGGAAAAAATTAAAGGTCTTATAGATGCTCCGTTTACTCCATTCTATGAAAATGGAGAGGTAAACTACGAACCGATCGATGCATATGCAAAAATGCTCAAAAAAAACGGATTACAGGGTGTATTCATCAACGGTTCCTCAGGAGAAGGCTATATGCTGACGGAAGATGAACGAATGAAACTGGCCGAACATTGGATGGCCGCAGCTCCAGACGGGTTTAAAGTCATAGTTCATGTAGGCAGTTGCTGTGTAAAATCAAGTCGAATTTTGGCTGAACATGCACAAAAAATAGGCGCATGGGGTATTGGAGCGATGGCTCCTCCTTTCCCTAAAATCGGACGTATCGAAGAATTGGTGAAATATATCGAAGAGATCGCAATAGGAGCTCCGAATTTGCCATTCTACTATTACCATATTCCGGCCTTTAACGGAGCTTTTCTACCTATGGTAAAATTATTGGAGGCTGTTGACGGGCGGATTCTTAATTTTGCCGGTATCAAATATACATTCGAAAGCATGTATGAATATAATCAATGCCGGCTTTACAAAAGAGGAAAATATGATATGCTACACGGACAAGACGAAACGATATTGCCTTGCTTGGCTATGGGAGGTGCACGTGGAGGCATCGGCGGAACAACGAATTATAACGGTCGAGAACTAGTTGGAATCATTGATGCTTGGGAAAAAGGAGATCTCGAGTTGGCACGCGAACGCCAGAACTTCTCTCAAGAAGTAATAAATGTCATATGCCACTATCGGGGCAATATTGTAGGCGGAAAACGCATTATGAAACTTATCGGTCTGGATTTAGGCAAAAACCGAACGCCTTTTCAAAATATGACTGAAGAAGAAGAAATTCAAATGAAAGCCGAGCTTGAAGCTATCAACTTTTTTGATCGTTGCAACAAACTTTAG
- a CDS encoding cyclically-permuted mutarotase family protein yields MTKRIVFFFYMSLFFLPSFAGEESYTYSEIKKEPKSPKTDYKIIYDSECNIPVSSFQAEILEFPVRLDYVYRIKGFPDKEKDFTKGISACFAGIFNGHSTLMIGGGCNFPDISAADGGSKKYYRSIYAAEVTEDSLFTWEKIGEFPQDVAYGVTISTPDGILCIGGMNAKKRLNTVYRITLKNKKAVLETLPALPCTLDNMTGSLLGNVVYVAGGNKNGIPCNDLYCLDLDSLSKGWQKLQDFPRSPRIQAVSVAQIGPHGEQIFCLWGGFSTSDGNRQATLSTDGYAYSPSTKKWVSLPDPTNNEGETVSLGGGSIIALSDSLILCTGGVNKDIFLQALKHNAPDYLLHPIEWYRFNNRLLVYNSRQKRWKEIAKVSETARAGASLIFDGYGYLLINGELKPGIRTPDITRILLKTETNSKPINRIIPNKNEY; encoded by the coding sequence ATGACAAAAAGAATCGTCTTTTTTTTCTATATGTCTTTATTCTTCCTGCCAAGTTTTGCCGGAGAAGAGTCATATACATACTCTGAAATAAAAAAAGAGCCTAAATCCCCCAAAACCGATTACAAAATCATATATGATTCAGAATGCAATATCCCAGTATCCTCTTTTCAAGCAGAGATTTTGGAATTTCCGGTCAGACTCGATTACGTTTACCGGATAAAAGGATTTCCTGACAAAGAAAAAGATTTTACAAAAGGCATTTCTGCCTGTTTTGCCGGTATTTTCAACGGACATAGTACACTGATGATAGGAGGAGGATGCAATTTTCCCGATATTTCGGCGGCAGACGGAGGATCTAAAAAATATTACCGAAGTATATATGCCGCCGAAGTTACCGAAGACTCGCTTTTCACATGGGAAAAAATCGGAGAATTTCCTCAAGATGTTGCCTATGGTGTTACCATATCTACACCCGACGGTATTCTTTGTATTGGAGGCATGAATGCAAAAAAAAGGCTGAATACAGTATATAGAATTACACTAAAAAACAAAAAAGCTGTATTGGAAACTTTACCGGCCTTACCTTGTACTTTAGACAACATGACAGGTTCATTGCTCGGCAACGTAGTGTATGTAGCCGGAGGTAATAAAAACGGTATCCCTTGTAACGATCTTTATTGTTTAGATTTAGACAGTCTTTCAAAAGGCTGGCAAAAATTACAGGACTTCCCGAGATCTCCACGCATACAAGCCGTCAGTGTAGCACAAATCGGCCCACACGGAGAACAAATATTTTGTTTATGGGGAGGCTTCTCTACTTCTGACGGAAATCGACAGGCAACTTTATCGACAGACGGTTATGCTTATTCTCCAAGTACAAAAAAATGGGTTTCATTACCCGATCCTACAAACAACGAAGGAGAGACAGTTTCTTTAGGAGGTGGTAGCATCATTGCCTTATCCGACAGCTTGATATTATGTACAGGAGGAGTAAACAAAGATATATTTTTACAAGCCCTTAAACACAATGCTCCCGACTACCTGTTACATCCCATAGAATGGTATCGTTTCAATAATCGTTTACTGGTATATAACTCTCGTCAAAAAAGATGGAAAGAAATTGCAAAAGTATCTGAGACTGCCAGAGCCGGAGCATCTCTCATTTTCGACGGCTATGGTTATTTACTTATCAACGGGGAACTAAAACCCGGCATTCGTACTCCGGATATAACAAGAATTCTGCTAAAAACAGAAACAAATTCAAAACCAATAAACCGAATTATCCCTAATAAAAATGAATATTAA
- a CDS encoding creatininase family protein, with protein sequence MNIKNKGTDLLVSSFGDVLNKKYDLVILPWGATEPHNLHLPYLTDCILSHSIAVDAAKIAKDHFGVNSMVMPPITLGAQNPGQRELSFCIHARYETQKAILTDIVSSLHIQRINKLVIINGHGGNCFKNMIRDLSIDYPDFLIATSEWYTVLPAKQYFDTPGDHADEVETSVMMHYYPELVNLKNAGKGKYKSFALESLREKVAWIPRNWQKVSEDTGIGDPALSTAEKGKCFANVIADKYAQLFAELSRIEETGIYEKENDK encoded by the coding sequence ATGAATATTAAAAATAAAGGAACTGATCTTTTAGTATCTTCATTTGGAGATGTATTAAATAAAAAATATGATCTGGTCATATTGCCATGGGGAGCTACCGAACCGCATAATTTGCATTTACCGTATTTAACCGACTGTATTTTATCGCATAGTATCGCTGTCGATGCAGCAAAAATCGCAAAAGATCATTTCGGCGTAAACAGTATGGTTATGCCTCCGATTACTTTGGGTGCTCAAAACCCGGGTCAGCGGGAATTAAGTTTCTGCATACATGCCCGTTATGAGACTCAAAAAGCAATTCTGACAGATATTGTCTCGTCTCTCCACATACAAAGGATCAATAAGTTAGTCATCATTAACGGTCATGGTGGAAATTGCTTTAAAAATATGATCCGAGATCTGTCGATAGATTATCCGGATTTTTTAATTGCCACAAGTGAATGGTATACAGTACTCCCTGCAAAACAATATTTCGACACTCCGGGAGATCATGCAGATGAAGTAGAAACTTCGGTCATGATGCATTATTATCCGGAATTAGTCAATCTCAAAAACGCCGGTAAAGGGAAATATAAATCATTCGCTTTAGAATCTCTAAGAGAAAAAGTTGCTTGGATACCTCGCAATTGGCAAAAAGTATCTGAAGATACCGGTATCGGCGATCCGGCTCTCTCCACAGCAGAAAAAGGGAAATGCTTTGCCAATGTCATAGCCGATAAATATGCCCAGTTATTTGCCGAGCTCAGTCGAATAGAAGAAACAGGAATTTATGAAAAAGAAAACGATAAATAA
- a CDS encoding peroxiredoxin family protein, with product MKKVKSIFALFVLFLMFSASNNRFPKTGLFVGEKAPNFQMTDSTAGTFDLRDLKGKYVVLNFWASYDASSRISNVRMRQEIEKLNHQNLSFVSVSYDPSRVIFEETVKLDELDRNTQFYDKEGESSDVYKAFRLKKGFGNYLLDQNGVIIAKNFSPEKLTELIGQ from the coding sequence ATGAAGAAAGTAAAGTCAATCTTTGCGTTATTTGTATTGTTTTTGATGTTTTCAGCTAGTAATAATCGGTTTCCTAAAACCGGATTGTTTGTCGGAGAAAAAGCTCCGAACTTTCAAATGACTGATTCCACCGCCGGGACTTTCGATTTGAGAGATCTGAAGGGCAAATATGTTGTGCTTAATTTTTGGGCTAGCTATGATGCTTCGTCGCGCATTTCAAATGTAAGAATGCGTCAGGAGATCGAAAAATTGAATCATCAGAATCTTTCGTTTGTTTCGGTTTCGTATGACCCGAGCAGAGTCATTTTTGAAGAAACCGTCAAATTAGACGAGTTGGATAGAAATACGCAATTCTATGACAAGGAAGGGGAGTCTTCAGATGTTTATAAGGCTTTCCGTCTTAAAAAAGGTTTTGGAAATTATCTATTGGATCAAAACGGGGTAATTATAGCCAAAAACTTTAGTCCTGAGAAGTTGACGGAATTGATAGGTCAATAA
- a CDS encoding MFS transporter has translation MKNNNWYPWVVVGLLWVVALLNYMDRQMLSTMQEAMKIDISELNKAEAFGALMAVFLWIYGFMSPISGMIADRLNRKWLIVGSLFVWSTVTYLMGYADSFQELYWLRALMGISEALYIPSALSLIADWHQGKSRSLAIGIHMTGLYVGQAVGGFGATIAATFSWHSTFHWFGIIGIAYSLILMFALRENPAHNIKKTNIPINNTEKKISLFSGLSVLFSTWAFWIILFYFAAPSLPGWATKNWLPTLFSETLNIPMSEAGPISTITIAVSSFIGVIVGGILSDRWVQKNIRGRVYTGAIGLGMTIPALMLLGFGESFMAVVGAGLLFGIGFGIFDANNMPILCQFISAKYRGTAYGIMNMTGVFAGAAVTEQLGKWTDGGNLGIGFALLSIVVLAALLLQVYFLRPKTDNME, from the coding sequence ATGAAAAACAACAATTGGTATCCCTGGGTGGTAGTCGGTTTGCTATGGGTCGTTGCCCTACTCAATTATATGGATCGTCAAATGCTCTCCACCATGCAAGAAGCAATGAAAATCGACATTTCTGAGCTAAACAAAGCCGAAGCTTTCGGTGCTTTAATGGCCGTTTTTTTATGGATTTACGGCTTTATGAGCCCCATTTCGGGGATGATCGCCGATCGTCTGAACAGAAAATGGCTGATAGTCGGAAGCTTGTTTGTCTGGTCAACAGTCACCTATCTAATGGGATATGCAGACAGTTTTCAGGAGCTATATTGGTTAAGAGCTTTAATGGGAATAAGCGAGGCTCTTTACATTCCATCAGCGTTATCGCTTATCGCAGACTGGCATCAAGGAAAATCCAGATCATTGGCCATAGGCATACACATGACGGGATTATATGTAGGACAGGCAGTCGGTGGTTTCGGAGCTACAATCGCAGCGACATTTTCATGGCATTCCACTTTTCATTGGTTCGGAATCATAGGTATCGCCTACTCTCTGATTCTCATGTTCGCATTAAGAGAAAATCCGGCTCATAATATTAAAAAGACAAATATCCCAATTAATAATACAGAAAAGAAAATCTCTTTGTTTAGCGGATTATCTGTTCTTTTCTCAACATGGGCTTTTTGGATCATTCTTTTCTATTTTGCCGCACCCAGTCTTCCCGGATGGGCAACAAAAAACTGGTTACCCACATTATTTTCCGAGACACTGAATATTCCCATGTCCGAAGCCGGTCCTATATCTACGATTACCATTGCCGTCTCTTCATTTATAGGAGTTATTGTCGGTGGTATTTTATCGGATCGTTGGGTACAGAAAAACATTCGCGGAAGGGTTTACACAGGAGCTATCGGTTTAGGGATGACAATTCCGGCTCTAATGTTACTCGGCTTTGGAGAAAGTTTTATGGCTGTTGTCGGTGCAGGGTTACTTTTCGGAATAGGGTTCGGTATTTTCGATGCCAATAATATGCCTATCTTATGTCAATTTATATCCGCAAAATATCGCGGAACTGCCTACGGTATCATGAATATGACCGGTGTATTTGCCGGTGCAGCCGTAACAGAACAATTAGGCAAATGGACCGATGGAGGGAATTTAGGCATAGGTTTTGCCTTACTCAGTATCGTCGTTCTTGCAGCATTGCTCTTGCAAGTTTATTTTCTTCGTCCCAAGACAGATAATATGGAATAA
- a CDS encoding AGE family epimerase/isomerase, translated as MDITKYLDTWAAAYRNDLIENIMPFWMKFGLDRKHGGIYTCLDRDGKLMDSTKSVWFQGRFGFIASYAYNHIEKKQEWLAASKSCIDFIETHCTDIDGHLFFEVTEEGIPLRKRRYVFSECFAAIAMSEYAIASGDKSYATKALEMFKRILKFLSTPGFLEPKYLPTLQSRGHSITMILINTASRIREVIEDPVLDRQINESLTSIRQYFMHPEFKALLEMVGPKGELIDTCNGRTINPGHCIETSWFIMEEARHRNWDKDLVQLALQILDWSWEWGWDKEYGGIINFRDCKNFPPQDYSQDMKFWWPQTEAIIATLYAYRATHDEKYLIMHKQISDWTYSHFPDKKFGEWYGYLHRDGTVAQPAKGNLFKGPFHIPRMMICSYMLCKEMI; from the coding sequence ATGGATATAACAAAATATTTAGATACATGGGCTGCTGCTTATCGAAATGATCTCATAGAGAACATAATGCCCTTTTGGATGAAATTCGGTCTCGATCGTAAACATGGCGGAATATATACCTGTCTCGACCGAGACGGCAAATTAATGGACTCCACAAAATCGGTATGGTTTCAGGGGCGTTTCGGTTTTATCGCATCTTATGCCTACAATCACATAGAAAAAAAACAAGAATGGCTGGCTGCGTCCAAAAGTTGCATCGATTTCATAGAGACTCATTGTACCGATATTGACGGACATCTGTTTTTCGAAGTAACAGAAGAGGGAATACCTTTACGAAAAAGACGTTATGTTTTTTCTGAATGTTTTGCCGCTATCGCAATGTCGGAATATGCCATAGCCTCTGGAGACAAAAGCTATGCAACAAAGGCATTGGAGATGTTTAAGAGGATTCTCAAGTTTCTCTCTACACCCGGTTTTTTAGAACCGAAATATTTACCGACACTGCAATCTCGTGGACATTCGATCACAATGATCCTCATCAACACGGCATCTCGAATACGGGAAGTAATTGAAGATCCTGTACTCGACCGACAAATAAATGAATCTCTGACCTCTATACGTCAATATTTCATGCATCCCGAATTTAAAGCTTTACTCGAAATGGTCGGTCCTAAGGGAGAACTGATAGATACTTGCAACGGTCGAACCATTAATCCGGGACATTGCATTGAGACTTCATGGTTTATTATGGAAGAAGCCCGACACAGGAACTGGGATAAAGACTTAGTACAATTGGCTCTACAAATTCTCGACTGGTCTTGGGAATGGGGCTGGGATAAAGAATACGGCGGCATTATCAACTTTCGTGACTGCAAAAATTTTCCACCTCAAGACTATTCTCAAGATATGAAATTCTGGTGGCCGCAAACAGAAGCCATCATCGCTACACTATATGCATATCGAGCTACACATGATGAAAAATATCTTATCATGCATAAACAGATCAGCGATTGGACTTATTCTCATTTTCCGGATAAAAAATTCGGGGAATGGTATGGCTATTTGCATCGTGACGGAACAGTAGCCCAACCCGCCAAAGGGAACTTATTCAAAGGGCCTTTTCATATTCCGAGAATGATGATATGCAGCTATATGCTTTGTAAAGAAATGATTTGA